The window ACTTTGATAGCGACGATTTGGTGCGGATGGAGGCCCGGATTCAAACGGCCCAGCAGTTACACCTGTTTGGCACCCAGGCTAGCAGTATGAAGGTCAACGACCGGGTTGATTTATTGACCCAGGTGCTAGGCAATGCTTACGTGTACGGTCAGGCACTGTTGTTAATTAAGCAAAATGGCCAGATGCTCGAGGGCTTCATCCAAATGCTGGATGATGAACAACTGACGGTGTTGAGCTTCGACAAGTTTGATAACAGCCGGATTGAGTCCGTGCGCTTAAACAAAACTGCCATTCGGTCGGTCGAATTTTTAGGCCAGGAATTACAGCTACTGTCGCGTTCCAGAGCACAGTTGCAAGCGCCGCATCGGGAACCGGTCGTGGAAACGGGGGCCTTACCGATCTTCGCCAGCTTACACCGGGCCGCTGAAACCGGGCACCGGTTACTGTTAGTGCCGAAGGTTAATCCAGATCTCTTCTTCATCGGTCAGGTAAAGGCAGTTAACGCCGAAGTTGCCATCTTAGCCGTCGTTGATATGAACGGCCAGTTTGGGGGTTATGAGTTAATTCGTTTGAAGGAGATCAAGAAGTTGCAGTTAAAGAGTGACTACCTTCGTTTGATTAATCATTTAGTTTCGTTAAACCTCGCCCAAGGGACCTACCGGCAGCCGATTTTAAACGACGACCGCAGCTTTGATCGGACCGTGGACTTAATCTACACGACGGTGCGGCAGGCGGTCTATTTCCGGCGCTTCTTGCGCTTTAAGACCGAAAAAGGGAAGGCTTACCTCGGGATACCGTACCAATTGGAGGGCGGTAAGGTCACGTTCCGGTACTTAAATCGAGATGACCCGACCCGGACGAAGCGGAAAACGCTTGAACTTGGTAAGATTGATGAATTAGCGTTTGGCTATTTAGATGCCGAACTAACCCAACGCCGTGTTCGTGGAGACCACTAAAAAAGTCAGCTGCCTGAGTTAATTCAGGTAGCTGACTTTTTTAGTTCGCTTAGAATTCTTGATACGTGGCGGGATCCTGGTCATGGGTGCGACCATCAAGTTTGGTTAAGCCGTTGATGGTGTCCATGTCTGCCGGGGTGATTGAAAAGTCAAACACTTGCAGGTTATTTAGCTGGTTCCGGTCGCTAGACGACTTCGGAATCGGAAGCGTGTTTAATTGGATTTCCCACCGCAGGATTAACTGAACGACGTCCTTGCTATATTTGCGCGCTAGTTCAATCAAGATCGGGTCGTTGAGCATGGTGCTGGCCCGTCCCAATGGACTCCAATCTTCAGTAAGAATGCCGTGTTGATCGTCATACTGACGCTGTTTTAACTGGTTGAAGTACGGATGCAATTCAATTTGGTTGAGTTGGGGCAATACTCCAGTTTCGCGTTTCAAGCGGTCTAAATGGTCTGGCAGGAAGTTGCAGACTCCGATGGCCCGGACTAGCCCAAACCTTTGGGCGTCAATCAGAGCTTGCCAAGCTTCCACGTAGTGATCATCCTTCGGGTTCGGCCAGTGCAGTAAGTACAGGTCGAAATAATCTAACTGACTGCGGTAGAGTGATTCCTGAATGGTCTGAATCGCATCGTCATAGTGATAGTAACGTCCTGGTAACTTCGAGGTTACCAGCAAGTCGGAGCGACTGACGTCTGCGTCGCGGATGCCTCGGCCGAGTGCTCCTTCGTTTTCGTAGTTGTAAGCACTATCAAGCAGACGGTAGCCGTTGTTAATGGCTGCTGTGATGGAACGAGCACCGGCAGCGCCCTTTAGTTTGTAGGTTCCAAAGCCGATTTTCGGTAGTTGCATGCCGTTGGCTAACTGATAATATTCCACGATGAGGACTCCTTTGCTAATTATTCATTACGATTTACGGGGCTATCCTAACACATTTTTGGCCGTTAGCTTCTGATTCACGATTGTAACGAATCCAGATTGAGCTGTAATAACCGGGTGATTTCTTGGACCAGGGCAGTCTGATCCGGTTCGGTTTGGCTGGTAACGAGGTCGTTAATCAGTCCATCAATTCCGTGGCAGATGAAACGAACCGCGGCACTCGGGGGTAACTCTAGTTTTTCGATAAACTGTTCGTAGGTAAAGTCAAACAATTTTTGGCGGAATTGGTAGGGACCCTGATCAGCAAACAAGAGGCGGAAGAACCGCCGATGCTCCCAGAAGAAAGCGACCCAAATCGCGGTCTTTTTCGCCACGTCATGGGGATCGGTGACGTTGGTGCAGGTAATTCGCAGTTCGTCTAAATAGTCGGTTAGAAAATCATCCATTAATGCGTACTTATCGGCGTAGTGACTGTAAAACGTTTTGCGGCCAATGTCAGCCTGGTCACAAATTTGCGTGACGCTAATTTGCTCTAAACTACTGGTGCTTTGCAAGAGGTGTTCAAGACTGGCGTGAATCGCCTGTTTGGTTTTGCGCACACGGCGGTCAGTTTGATTCATGTTCATACCCACTTTCTTCAATCTGTTTCTTAAGTAACAAAAGACCGAGTTTGACCCTTGCCGGTTGGTCTTTTCAAAGATATGATACACTTGTTACCTAACATACGCAAAGGCAAGAAAGGAAGCAATGACAATGAAAACAATTTTAGTGACGGGTGCTAGTTCCGGAATGGGATATCGAATCGCGCACAACTTGGCAGCGGCGGGCTACCAGGTCTTTGGAGCAGCGCGCCACGTGGATCGGATGGAACCGTTAAAGACGGTCGGGGTGATTCCGCTGCAACTAGACGTGACGGATGAGGCCTCCCGGACGGCAGCTGTGCACCAGTTAATCCAACGGGCACATCGGATTGACGCGGTCGTGAATGCAGCTGGATACGGGTCGTTTGGAGCCCAGGAAACGGTAACCGATGCGGAAGCCAAGCAACAGTTTGAGGTAAACGTGTTCGGATTGATGGCATTGACGCGACTTGTTCTGCCGTACATGCGCAAGCAACAGTCTGGCCGTATCATCAACATTTCGTCGATGGCGGGGCGATTTAGTAGCCCGATGGCCGGCTGGTACTTTGCATCTAAACATGCCTTAGAAACGCTGAGCGATTCGTTACGAATGGAAGTCCGTCGCTTTGGGATTAAGGTCATTTTGATTGAACCTGGCGTGGTGAAGAGTCGCTGGGAAGCGATTGCGATGC of the Fructilactobacillus cliffordii genome contains:
- a CDS encoding aldo/keto reductase; translated protein: MEYYQLANGMQLPKIGFGTYKLKGAAGARSITAAINNGYRLLDSAYNYENEGALGRGIRDADVSRSDLLVTSKLPGRYYHYDDAIQTIQESLYRSQLDYFDLYLLHWPNPKDDHYVEAWQALIDAQRFGLVRAIGVCNFLPDHLDRLKRETGVLPQLNQIELHPYFNQLKQRQYDDQHGILTEDWSPLGRASTMLNDPILIELARKYSKDVVQLILRWEIQLNTLPIPKSSSDRNQLNNLQVFDFSITPADMDTINGLTKLDGRTHDQDPATYQEF
- a CDS encoding TetR/AcrR family transcriptional regulator codes for the protein MNQTDRRVRKTKQAIHASLEHLLQSTSSLEQISVTQICDQADIGRKTFYSHYADKYALMDDFLTDYLDELRITCTNVTDPHDVAKKTAIWVAFFWEHRRFFRLLFADQGPYQFRQKLFDFTYEQFIEKLELPPSAAVRFICHGIDGLINDLVTSQTEPDQTALVQEITRLLQLNLDSLQS
- a CDS encoding oxidoreductase; amino-acid sequence: MKTILVTGASSGMGYRIAHNLAAAGYQVFGAARHVDRMEPLKTVGVIPLQLDVTDEASRTAAVHQLIQRAHRIDAVVNAAGYGSFGAQETVTDAEAKQQFEVNVFGLMALTRLVLPYMRKQQSGRIINISSMAGRFSSPMAGWYFASKHALETLSDSLRMEVRRFGIKVILIEPGVVKSRWEAIAMQHLQQSAAGTAYEAQARAMQRNMDHTYASKHASHPELIARTVQKALESKHPRARYLIGYLAKPTVWGTQFLPTALKDWLIPKFM